GATAAAGTTTATAAATTAAAACAGAAATATAATTCAAAGTTGCCAGATTTCCTAAGATATGATTGGGATAAATACTTTAAATTAGAAAGGCAAGAAAAGTGGAGAAGAACAAGAGGAATAGATAATAAAACTAGGCTAAAACTTAAGGGATTTCCACCACCTGTAGATCCAGGTTATAGAAAACCTAAAATTATACGATATTTGCATCCTTCTGGATTAAGACCAGTAGTTATAAATAA
This genomic interval from Acidianus sp. HS-5 contains the following:
- a CDS encoding 50S ribosomal protein L32e; translation: MASNNLSRDKVYKLKQKYNSKLPDFLRYDWDKYFKLERQEKWRRTRGIDNKTRLKLKGFPPPVDPGYRKPKIIRYLHPSGLRPVVINNVKDLENIAKSKGEVIAIISSNVGFKKRLEIIKKASEMGIKLANGE